From Spirosoma aerolatum, one genomic window encodes:
- a CDS encoding HNH endonuclease, with amino-acid sequence MDAKDKQNFWNEKWTPIVFEGIENPPHYEVSNYGRLRSFQSVPATRSASPSGHTPGKPIKGSVIQGYRSLNIRSGGKTINRYIHKLVAEHFVTRSHPDQTFVIHLDHDKLNNHFQNLRWVTKADMIEHNRNNPSLKNRQLPRQTRNYKLTESKVKIIKKLLLNDKNRLKMIAKQFGITHTQLNRIRSGENWKHVTIE; translated from the coding sequence ATGGATGCCAAAGACAAACAGAATTTTTGGAATGAAAAGTGGACACCGATCGTGTTTGAAGGCATTGAGAATCCACCTCATTATGAAGTCTCCAACTACGGACGACTGCGAAGCTTCCAATCGGTTCCCGCAACTCGTTCAGCAAGCCCTTCCGGTCATACACCGGGCAAACCTATAAAAGGTTCTGTTATACAGGGTTACAGATCGCTTAACATTCGATCAGGCGGTAAAACCATAAATCGGTACATCCATAAGTTGGTAGCCGAGCATTTTGTTACCCGTAGCCATCCCGATCAAACGTTTGTGATCCATCTCGATCATGACAAACTCAATAACCACTTCCAGAATCTGCGATGGGTTACAAAAGCCGACATGATTGAGCATAATCGGAACAATCCCAGCCTCAAAAACCGGCAGCTTCCTCGTCAAACCCGTAATTATAAACTAACCGAAAGCAAGGTCAAGATCATCAAGAAACTTCTACTAAACGACAAAAACCGGTTAAAGATGATTGCCAAACAGTTTGGTATCACACACACCCAACTGAACCGGATTCGGTCAGGTGAGAACTGGAAGCATGTCACAATTGAATAA
- a CDS encoding CoA-binding protein has translation MFRKKKTLVVGATAKEGRYANLAAYRLLRHGHDIELLGLREGDIEGHPIRTGEPDLQGIHTVTMYVGPQNQPKLYAYIKRLKPKRVIFNPGAENPEFEKQLQAEGIETIEACTLVMLSVGTY, from the coding sequence CTGTTCAGGAAAAAAAAAACGCTTGTAGTTGGAGCAACAGCCAAAGAGGGACGTTATGCCAATCTGGCTGCTTATCGATTGCTTCGACACGGGCATGATATAGAATTATTGGGACTACGGGAGGGGGACATCGAAGGACATCCTATACGAACTGGAGAACCTGATTTACAGGGTATCCATACGGTAACGATGTATGTAGGTCCCCAAAATCAGCCTAAGCTGTATGCGTACATTAAACGGCTGAAACCCAAACGGGTCATCTTTAACCCCGGTGCAGAAAATCCCGAATTCGAAAAACAGCTTCAGGCGGAGGGAATTGAAACCATCGAAGCATGTACACTGGTCATGCTTTCGGTGGGCACCTATTAA
- a CDS encoding 3-oxoacyl-ACP synthase III family protein yields MNTTYASIKGLGFYVPETIVTNQDLTQHMDTSDAWIQERTGIKQRRYFTYGKDTNASMATAASRMALDRAQVDAKEVDLIVYATITPDYYFPGSAFLMQRELGLEGVGVIDIRNQCSGFVYALSIADQFIKTGMYKTILVVGSEIQSTFLNKSNEGRGVAVIFGDGAGAAVVQATTDPEHRILSTHLHADGRYAEDLYVRDPGSSREGRWLTEETLAGGNYNVTMNGNAVFKHAVVRFMEVIQESLAANEYKPEDLALLVPHQANIRISEYVRQQMNLPEEKVFNNIQKYGNTTAASIPIALTEAFEEGRIKSGDLICLAAFGSGFTWASALIKW; encoded by the coding sequence ATGAATACCACTTACGCTAGTATTAAAGGGTTAGGATTCTACGTTCCTGAAACCATCGTAACGAACCAGGATTTAACCCAACATATGGACACCTCGGATGCCTGGATTCAGGAGCGGACGGGAATTAAACAAAGGCGCTACTTCACCTACGGTAAAGACACCAACGCCAGCATGGCTACGGCTGCCTCGCGCATGGCCCTTGATCGAGCCCAGGTCGATGCCAAAGAAGTTGACCTGATTGTTTATGCAACCATTACCCCCGACTATTATTTTCCCGGTTCAGCCTTTCTTATGCAGCGTGAATTAGGCTTGGAAGGCGTTGGCGTAATCGACATTCGGAATCAATGTTCTGGCTTCGTTTATGCACTTTCCATTGCCGATCAGTTCATTAAAACCGGCATGTACAAAACCATACTGGTTGTCGGCTCAGAGATCCAATCAACCTTCCTGAATAAAAGTAATGAAGGAAGGGGTGTGGCCGTCATTTTCGGCGATGGAGCCGGGGCTGCTGTTGTACAGGCTACGACTGACCCAGAACACCGCATTCTATCGACTCACCTACATGCCGACGGACGTTATGCGGAAGATCTGTATGTTCGAGACCCTGGTAGTAGTCGTGAAGGGCGCTGGCTTACGGAAGAAACGCTGGCAGGTGGCAACTACAATGTGACCATGAATGGGAACGCTGTCTTCAAGCATGCTGTCGTACGGTTTATGGAAGTTATTCAGGAGAGTTTGGCGGCCAACGAGTACAAACCGGAAGATCTAGCCTTACTGGTTCCTCACCAGGCAAATATTCGAATCTCGGAGTATGTTCGGCAGCAGATGAATCTGCCAGAAGAAAAAGTCTTTAATAACATTCAAAAGTATGGCAACACGACAGCGGCATCCATCCCAATTGCGTTAACCGAAGCCTTTGAAGAAGGGCGTATCAAATCGGGCGATCTGATTTGTCTGGCCGCTTTTGGCAGTGGATTCACCTGGGCATCAGCACTAATCAAATGGTGA